From Punica granatum isolate Tunisia-2019 chromosome 1, ASM765513v2, whole genome shotgun sequence:
TTCTCAGCATAATGCAGGTTCCACAAGCAATTCACCTGAGTTCGTTAACCCTGGCAAGTACTTGTTTGTCTGAAGTTTTCTTCTGATTGAAGTATCAATTCTTTcacttcattttttatttacttaaacTTCATCAGTTCTATAGCGTGTGATATCATGAAGTGTGAACTGAATCCTGGAGCTCTACTATCGACAATCATTTCGTACACTTTTTTCAGTTGTATTTTGTGTGACGAAAAGAGTTTTACCGGGATGCAGGTCTTATTCTCTGGAACCAGATGAGGGAACAGTGGACTGCAAATAAGAGAACTCAGAATGAAAAACAAGTTAGAGAACCCAGAATAAGGtgaatatatttgatttagcTATGGTGTGTTGCCTATGATCTTAGAGAACCAGCAATGTTTGCTTTAGCTATGCCGTGTTGCCTTTGATCATTTGCCACACTTATTTGTAACTAACTCCAAGGAATCACATGATCGAAACTTCTAATCAAACTAATTCATTCAGTTCTTTGATCGTAGTTCTCATTGAAAGCTTAGGTCCTCTTTATTTAAATGGTTAATTGTGCTAGTACtctttcaattttgaaaatataaggTGTCTCCTTTTCTTAGAAGTCAGTTATTTTCCTTCCAATCCCTTAGGATCTCATGCTATTCTGCAGTTGTCATTAATTGTGAATCTCAGTTATATCAGGATGCGGGTCCCATATGGACTCACGTAAATCCAAGAGTTTGATTGCTGAGCATTGTCATTTTCCCATTTATATGACTTTACTGCAGTTGGAATGCAACTTACGAGGGCCTGCTCGGCACGAACAAGCCTTTTCCTCAGCCTATCCCGCTCTCAGTAAGTTGTGAACTTTGATTCCAGTCTATTCCTCTTACTATTCCTCTTACTAAGATAGTAAAAGTAATAAATCGGTTCTGAAATGTATTTGTGAATGGGAAATGCCAGGAAATGGTAGATTTCCTTGTTGATGTGTGGAAGCAGGAGGGCTTCTATGATTGATGGATTAGCAAAGGCAAGAAGGAATGGGAGATTTGTCGTGTTGAGGGCTGTTtgggtctttttttttctttaacaggaaataaaatttctaatgATAGATGCATAATTTTTCCTTCATGTTGCTAAAAGAGTCCGCAATTCCTTTAATCCGAAGAGCCCGCAATTCAATTCCCGGTTGTGCCCTGTGGTTGGGGGAATTAGTGCAGCAAATAATCACAGATATGTCAGGTTAGGTTCGAAGGAATCAAAACCGAATGAATTGGAGTCTGCGTACAAAGTTATCGCACTTTATAAGTTTATTCCATTTCCATTCCATGATAACGAACATGACCGATTGACTAATCTTTAGTTTCTCTCTTTATTATCAGCCACTGACCCGCTTTCAGAGACCAGATAAAACAAGGAAATTTTACACAAACAAGATACAACATTGTTTATCTTTCCAGAAACTCCGTCAAATGGTTTGTTATTGCTTGACCCTTCACCAATGTACGTGACATATACTCGATGTCTTACTTTGTCAGTTGGCAATGCCATTTTGCAATGTTCCTCATAGAGGACGGACTGTCGAGCAGGTACTTTAGGGGGTCCGCTTTCGATAACAAGCGGATGGGATGATAGAGAGTGTACTGCCGGAGTCTTTGCATAGCCCACACCAGCATGCATCACATTTTTTCTATCTCCGGGTAGTTAAACTCCCATTCGGTGCACTTTTTGCTTAACTAGTAAATTGCTTGCTCGGCATGTGTAGAATCATCCTTTTGTCCTAACATGCACCCGAGagattgtcggcgtactggCAAGTACAAGATGAGAGGGCGATCCGGTAAAGGCAGGACCAACATCGGCGGCTGAACTAGATATGCCTTGACTGTGTCAATGGCCTTTTGACACTCGTTGTCCAACTCGACCGCTGCAGTTTTGCGAAGCATACGGAAGAGCGTTTGACACTTGTCGATGaggtttgcaatgaatcgtgctatgtaattcagccgtcccaaGAAGCTTCTTACTTCAAGCACTGTTGATGGAAGGGGCAGCTCCTTGATTGTCTTGACTCTATCGGGGTCGACCTCGATGCCCTTTCcgctgactacaaaccctaaCAGTTTCCTTGACTTGACACCAAATGTGCACTTCACCGAATTGAGTCGGAGCTTGTACTTTTTGAGATGGTCGAAGAGTCGCTTGAGGTTGACGAgatgatcttcttcttcttaggACTTGGCGATTATatcgtcgacatagacctctaTCTCCTcgtgcatcatgtcatgaaagagtgTGACCATTGTCCACTGGTACGTTGCCctggcatttttgagaccgaaaggcatgaccttatAGCAGAACGTGCCCCACATCGTAATGAAAGTCGTTTTAACCTTGTCCTCCTCAACCATCTAGATCTAGTTGTACCTAGAGAAGCCAttcatgaaggagaattgtgtacGGCGTGCGGTGTTGTCAACCAAGACGTCAATGTGGGGCAGCGAAAATTGTCCTTAGGGCTGGCCTTATTAAGGTCTCGATAGTCAATGTaaactctgactttcccattcttcttttccactggcacgaTGTTCGCTACCAATTTGGAGTAGTTACACACCTCCAAGAACCCAGCGTCTATTTGTTTGACGACCTTCTCCTTAATGCGGAGGAGAATGCCGGCTCTTTGTAGCTGTAAGTGTTATTGCTTGGGTGGAAATTTCTCGATGTCGAGCGGAAAGAAGTGCTTTACAATCGAGGGGTCTAAGCCTTGCATGTCGACATAGGACTAGGCAAAAACCTCTTGATACTCCGTTAAGAAGTCAATCATCCGGGCTTTCTATGCAAGGTCGAGGCCTGTCTCGATCTTTagggtgcgtggttcttcTGCGGTGCCTATGTTGATTTCTTCGATTGGCTCGACTGAGGTGAATTGGTGGTTTTCTAGGCGTTGCAAACTCTTTCTATCTTGGGCACGCGACCATCCTGGTTAAATCCTTCCCCATAGTATATGGATAGGGGCTTTTTGAGACATGTTTCGGATGAGTTCGAATTATTGCatccgtgatttggattcgatggGAGCCTGGCAATGGaagcgaattgttttagaaattaaagtgtTGGAAGTGAGTGTGCAAGAGAGAAACTTTAGACACATAAATtcaaaatgcatgtagggattctattaacaagccataacaaaaacccatCTTTCGTCATGTGActtatggcattgccgacatgcaggAAGCGTTATATacaaagaccgtcttacagaTCGGCAACCACGGCTGAGTAGCGCAAGACTGAGGTCCAATTGCTAATTTCCTCATCTTCTTGCGTGAGGTGGATATGGATCCCTTAAGTTGTCTCCTCTATGACGGCGTAGATGTCTGGCAGTGCAAAAGACGCTTCAGTTGTATCCGAAGATGAGTCATCCGCTTTAGGGGGTGGACTGATA
This genomic window contains:
- the LOC116191238 gene encoding uncharacterized protein LOC116191238 isoform X3, which produces MLVFMGGCLGCCSEYPLILGEDRPLKEVRKSQSETVKKPGIADDFWSTSAHEMDLSHRSLSSANTSSQTLDSQHNAGSTSNSPEFVNPGLILWNQMREQWTANKRTQNEKQVREPRISWNATYEGLLGTNKPFPQPIPLSEMVDFLVDVWKQEGFYD